A window of the Lactuca sativa cultivar Salinas chromosome 5, Lsat_Salinas_v11, whole genome shotgun sequence genome harbors these coding sequences:
- the LOC111878867 gene encoding pentatricopeptide repeat-containing protein At2g44880, translated as MTGDDKNQLGGLWSSTERTCIYLLQYTTTTKARLLQIHAFILRNSLYKNKNILAKFITTCSSLAAKRFTTSSEDATNLIRHAHKLFDHMPDEYDTFVSNTMMRAHLGIHQYDECLSLYRELRRIGTFKPDGYTFLTLAKLCTSTLDARRSQQVHNHVVKEGFVHNMFVATSLVDMYAKLGQMNCAQKLFDEMPERSQVSWTALVSGYAKCGEIDNARMFFNQMPKKDTPAFNAMIDAYVKVGDMTQASSLFNEMWEKDVVSWTSMIDGFCNHGDIDTARTLFNTMPQKNLVSWNAMIKGYHQNKQPNEALKLFQELQSEPSLEPDNITIVSVLPAIADLGALDLGKGVHEFVMRKKMNRGGSNICTALIDMYAKCGEFTKAREVFESWNVKETATWNALIHGLAVNGFGKEALDVFLEMCKNGVKPNEITMICVLSACNHSGMVEEGMKWFKRMEEFGVAQTIEHFGCMIDLLGRAGCLDEAEKLMEDMPFEVNEIILSSFLSACGYVKDAERGERILRKTHGKEYWNDGNYITLRNLYANEKRWVDVEEVKEMMRSKKTRKEVGCSSVIEGGEVWGFASGGGDRLHPEWVSINSMLEMLFVHMKKEYFTNMDM; from the coding sequence ATGACGGGTGATGATAAGAACCAATTAGGAGGTCTTTGGAGCTCAACGGAACGAACATGTATCTATCTCCTCcaatacaccaccaccaccaaagcTCGCCTCCTCCAAATCCACGCTTTCATACTACGAAACTCTCTTTACAAGAACAAAAACATTCTTGCCAAATTCATCACCACCTGTTCCTCCTTAGCTGCTAAACGATTTACCACCTCATCTGAAGATGCAACCAATCTCATACGACATGCCCACAAACTGTTCGATCATATGCCTGATGAATACGACACCTTTGTCAGCAACACCATGATGAGAGCTCATCTCGGTATTCACCAGTATGATGAATGTTTGAGTTTGTACAGGGAGTTAAGGAGAATTGGTACTTTTAAACCTGATGGTTATACGTTCTTGACATTGGCAAAGCTGTGCACTTCAACTTTGGATGCCCGGAGAAGCCAACAAGTTCACAACCATGTTGTTAAAGAAGGTTTTGTACATAACATGTTTGTAGCTACATCATTAGTCGACATGTATGCAAAACTAGGACAGATGAACTGTGCACAGaaactgttcgatgaaatgcctgaaAGAAGTCAAGTTTCTTGGACAGCATTAGTCAGTGGGTATGCAAAGTGTGGAGAGATAGACAATGCAAGAATGTTTTTCAACCAGATGCCTAAGAAGGACACACCCGCATTCAATGCAATGATTGATGCCTATGTCAAGGTAGGAGACATGACACAAGCTAGTAGTTTGTTCAATGAGATGTGGGAGAAAGACGTTGTCTCATGGACTAGTATGATTGATGGGTTTTGTAATCATGGTGATATAGACACAGCTAGGACACTTTTCAACACCATGCCTCAGAAAAATCTAGTTTCTTGGAATGCAATGATTAAAGGGTATCACCAGAATAAACAACCAAACGAGGCGTTGAAATTATTTCAAGAATTACAATCAGAACCCTCACTTGAACCTGATAACATCACGATTGTGAGTGTTCTTCCTGCAATTGCAGATTTAGGAGCTTTGGATTTGGGTAAGGGTGTTCATGAGTTTGTGATGAGAAAGAAGATGAATAGAGGAGGAAGTAACATTTGCACTGCTTTAATCGATATGTATGCGAAATGTGGGGAGTTTACAAAAGCACGAGAAGTGTTTGAGTCATGGAATGTTAAAGAAACTGCAACATGGAATGCTTTGATACATGGGCTTGCTGTTAATGGGTTTGGTAAAGAAGCATTGGATGTGTTTCTTGAAATGTGTAAAAATGGAGTGAAGCCGAATGAGATAACCATGATTTGTGTTTTATCAGCTTGTAACCATAGTGGCATGGTGGAAGAGGGAATGAAATGGTTCAAAAGAATGGAAGAATTTGGAGTTGCTCAAACAATCGAGCATTTTGGTTGTATGATTGATCTTTTGGGGAGAGCAGGGTGTTTAGATGAAGCTGAGAAGTTAATGGAAGATATGCCATTTGAAGTTAACGAGATTATTTTGAGTTCGTTTTTGTCTGCTTGTGGTTATGTGAAGGATGCTGAAAGGGGTGAGAGGATTTTGAGGAAAACACATGGGAAGGAGTATTGGAATGATGGGAATTATATTACATTGAGGAATTTGTATGCTAATGAGAAGAGATGGGTTGatgttgaagaagtgaaggagATGATGAGAAGTAAAAAGACAAGGAAAGAGGTTGGGTGTAGTAGTGTGATTGAGGGTGGTGAAGTTTGGGGTTTTGCATCAGGAGGAGGAGATAGGTTGCATCCTGAATGGGTGAGTATAAATTCAATGTTGGAGATGTTATTTGTTCATATGAAAAAAGAATATTTTACTAACATGGATATGTAA